In Kiritimatiellia bacterium, a single window of DNA contains:
- a CDS encoding TIGR03790 family protein, with product MLSDRLHRARAGILLAWTLAVLPAAAGGGPQNVLVIVNDRSIESQEIGLLYRQTRGIPELNVCRVSVDPYLYDATNQFFQTAIVARVQQHIADYGLSNQIDYLVLCKELPTRVNANEGATAVLFYGFKAAPTISSTCSMPTNTRSAYYQAERGFSRRDTYGGTNLYLAMTLTARTLFQSATNIQNGKLADGSAPTGTIYLLYPPSDGARNIRYKLFSRLNFLSRFWTGFPQVREFYSNALSNRKDVLGYLTGISNYPEWFWTTNVYRPGAIADHLTSFGGRLPEPGGGQSPITDWIRAGAAASYGTVAEPCAYVEKFPDPLVYFWYFRGFNLAESYWMSVANPYQGLFVGDPLAAPYARPPGVSVGAPASNAVVSGVVTVQVTAATNAAGIPARALELYVDDLWTAALTNVGPAPGNVLRAMVGGVTCAYTAVAGDTLYSAVAGLAAAVNASQTAARAEAYGDRLQLIYTNYGQAGSAIACGAETAIGTAAVLSVWGQALSPNLLECAYPAREYVSVSGTANTGDTVTCKITLTNGVIVTNRVIAAQGQTAASVLAQLQNLINSNAALQATNGVRAVTFTTYLPTEMALEARTPGPEGYNLFVDYQVTRAFPPSGLDTGVSFSDQFDDAEEYVFNDAVRSYRVLTAQGTLTFWTGRDPLEAEYAWDTAGLPNGRHTLRLVARDGAATETQGHALVPVVVSNSPFTCHLLSPTGGAAFVLGSNVFLEAAASHAPGTVTQVVFLVEGRPFAALTNAPYVAAADTLAYGVGSVTVRALARDSTGAQALSDPAAIAIGRSPWVDSDGDGVADAWEQQSFGGLYVYNATNDPDADGVDNYREYVAATDPNSPASFFFAEPTPGLFEFGRLSFFADTGRVYEVLYNTGYLTNFNAWEVATPTPFPGHGGVTNWVDDGSETEPPPADVTQRLYKVRVALP from the coding sequence ATGTTGAGCGATCGCCTTCACCGCGCGCGGGCCGGGATCCTGCTGGCCTGGACGCTGGCGGTCCTGCCGGCGGCCGCCGGCGGCGGCCCGCAGAACGTCCTGGTCATCGTCAACGACCGGAGCATCGAGTCCCAGGAGATCGGCCTGCTCTACCGCCAGACCCGCGGGATCCCGGAGCTCAACGTGTGCCGCGTCTCGGTCGATCCGTACCTGTACGATGCCACCAACCAGTTTTTCCAGACGGCCATCGTCGCCCGCGTGCAGCAGCACATCGCCGACTACGGGTTGAGCAACCAGATCGACTACCTCGTGCTCTGCAAGGAGCTGCCCACGCGCGTCAACGCCAACGAGGGCGCCACGGCCGTGCTCTTCTATGGCTTCAAGGCCGCACCGACCATTTCCTCCACGTGCAGCATGCCGACGAACACGCGCAGCGCCTACTACCAGGCCGAGCGCGGTTTCTCGCGGCGCGACACGTACGGCGGGACCAACCTCTACCTCGCCATGACGCTCACCGCCAGGACGCTTTTCCAGTCCGCCACGAACATCCAGAACGGCAAGCTGGCCGACGGTTCCGCTCCGACGGGCACGATCTACCTCCTCTACCCGCCGTCCGACGGCGCGCGGAACATCCGCTACAAGCTCTTCAGCCGTCTCAACTTCTTAAGCCGGTTCTGGACCGGGTTCCCGCAGGTCCGCGAGTTCTACAGCAACGCGCTGTCGAACCGGAAGGACGTGCTGGGCTACCTGACCGGCATTTCCAATTACCCCGAATGGTTCTGGACCACCAACGTGTACCGGCCGGGCGCGATTGCGGATCACCTGACCTCGTTCGGCGGGCGCCTGCCCGAGCCGGGCGGCGGGCAGTCGCCCATCACGGACTGGATCCGCGCCGGGGCCGCGGCCAGCTACGGGACCGTGGCGGAGCCGTGCGCCTACGTGGAGAAGTTCCCGGATCCCCTGGTGTACTTCTGGTATTTCCGAGGCTTCAACCTGGCGGAGAGCTACTGGATGAGCGTGGCCAATCCCTACCAGGGCCTGTTCGTCGGCGACCCGCTGGCGGCGCCGTACGCCCGGCCGCCGGGGGTGTCCGTCGGCGCGCCGGCGAGCAACGCCGTGGTCTCGGGCGTGGTCACCGTCCAGGTCACCGCCGCCACCAACGCCGCGGGGATCCCCGCGCGCGCCCTGGAGTTGTACGTGGACGATCTCTGGACCGCGGCCCTGACCAACGTCGGGCCGGCGCCCGGCAACGTCCTGCGGGCGATGGTGGGCGGGGTGACCTGCGCCTACACCGCCGTCGCCGGCGACACGCTGTACTCCGCCGTGGCCGGGCTCGCCGCCGCCGTCAACGCCAGCCAGACGGCCGCCCGGGCCGAGGCCTATGGGGATCGCCTCCAGCTCATCTACACCAATTACGGCCAGGCCGGCTCCGCGATCGCCTGCGGCGCGGAGACGGCGATCGGCACGGCCGCCGTGCTGTCGGTGTGGGGCCAGGCCTTGTCTCCGAACCTGCTGGAATGCGCGTATCCCGCGCGCGAGTACGTATCCGTGTCCGGCACGGCCAACACGGGCGACACGGTGACCTGCAAGATCACGCTCACCAACGGCGTCATCGTCACCAACCGGGTCATCGCGGCGCAGGGGCAGACCGCCGCCTCCGTGCTCGCCCAGTTGCAGAACCTGATCAACTCCAACGCCGCCCTGCAGGCCACCAACGGGGTGCGCGCGGTGACGTTTACCACCTACCTGCCGACGGAAATGGCGCTCGAGGCCCGGACGCCCGGCCCGGAGGGCTATAACCTGTTCGTGGATTACCAGGTCACCCGCGCCTTCCCCCCCAGCGGCCTCGACACCGGAGTGTCGTTCTCGGACCAGTTTGACGACGCCGAAGAATACGTCTTCAACGATGCCGTGCGCTCCTACCGGGTCCTGACCGCGCAGGGCACCCTGACGTTCTGGACGGGCCGGGACCCGCTGGAGGCGGAATACGCGTGGGACACGGCCGGCCTCCCGAACGGCCGGCACACACTGCGCCTCGTGGCCCGCGACGGCGCCGCCACGGAAACCCAGGGCCACGCCCTCGTGCCGGTCGTCGTCAGCAACTCGCCGTTCACGTGCCACCTGCTCTCGCCCACGGGCGGGGCCGCCTTCGTCCTCGGAAGCAACGTCTTCCTGGAGGCCGCGGCCAGCCACGCGCCGGGCACGGTCACGCAGGTCGTGTTCCTGGTCGAGGGCCGCCCCTTCGCCGCCTTGACCAACGCTCCCTACGTCGCGGCGGCCGACACCCTCGCCTACGGCGTCGGCAGCGTCACCGTCCGCGCCCTCGCCCGCGACTCGACGGGCGCGCAGGCGCTGTCGGACCCGGCCGCGATCGCCATCGGGCGGTCCCCCTGGGTGGACAGCGACGGGGACGGCGTGGCGGACGCCTGGGAACAGCAATCGTTCGGCGGGCTGTACGTGTACAACGCCACGAACGATCCCGACGCGGACGGCGTGGACAACTACCGCGAGTACGTGGCGGCCACCGATCCCAATTCGCCGGCCAGCTTCTTCTTCGCGGAACCCACGCCCGGCTTGTTTGAATTCGGGCGGCTGTCCTTCTTCGCCGACACCGGCCGCGTGTACGAGGTGCTCTACAACACCGGGTACCTGACCAACTTCAACGCCTGGGAGGTCGCGACCCCGACGCCCTTCCCCGGGCACGGCGGGGTGACCAACTGGGTGGACGACGGCAGCGAAACCGAGCCGCCCCCGGCGGACGTCACCCAGCGCCTGTACAAGGTCCGCGTCGCCCTGCCCTGA
- a CDS encoding TIGR03790 family protein — protein sequence MRHGRQMLRLAAGAVVGAALSAAAGGGPQNVLVVVNDRDRASVEAGRYYMEKRGLAPRQLCRLRLPSSEPSIPAALFEEHIRRPIEAHIEAEGLARQIDFLAVCWSAPTRVSDSESITAALAFGFQNAPGAPPCALIPGTSNAYVFSERAFSRATGGPGRPAYLAMLLSAPTPEETRRLVDRSVAADGTAPDGTFYLLKPPSDPARNIRYKLFDEFDFQARFLEGFPRRVFAEQNAQGNLRDVMGYQTGISSYPDWFWATNAYRPGAIADHLTSFGGMLPTPSMGHSSVFDWIRAGASASYGTVSEPCNFPEKFPHPLVFLWYARGFNLAESYWMSVAHPHQGLFVGDPLMAPYARPPLVTVSGAVSGQTVSGVVTVRVTAVGTPERPVAAIDLYLDELWTATLTNVTPKAWNEIWVDVDGTAGQYILRAADDLCAAADGIARDLRRQNPMLNAIPFGDRVVLMDGRIGKPGATTRYGARVEAGLGPPPALSIRALTPAFLDSTYPARKYLLLRGPAREGDAVECRITVAAGTVVTARVAAAEGEAATSVVARLERALRDDPLLGGEEGVRLANRKSSGEQVEFSLEASRPGATGMALLLEYHILPAQAGTGLGPPVAYRGRLGDTIDLLSSRGMLQLACGRETLEAEAVLDTAAHPAGPHALRFVARDGTAVQTQGHALLPLVFRHADPAR from the coding sequence ATGAGGCACGGGCGCCAGATGCTCCGGCTCGCGGCCGGGGCGGTGGTCGGGGCCGCGCTGTCCGCGGCCGCGGGCGGAGGCCCGCAGAACGTGCTGGTCGTGGTCAACGACCGCGACCGCGCGTCCGTCGAGGCGGGCCGGTACTACATGGAGAAGCGGGGCCTCGCTCCGCGCCAGTTATGCCGCCTTCGCCTGCCGTCATCGGAGCCGTCCATCCCGGCCGCCCTCTTCGAAGAGCACATCCGGCGGCCCATCGAGGCCCACATCGAGGCCGAGGGACTGGCCCGCCAGATCGATTTCCTCGCCGTCTGCTGGAGCGCGCCCACGCGGGTGAGCGATTCGGAGAGCATCACGGCCGCCCTGGCCTTCGGATTCCAGAACGCGCCGGGCGCCCCCCCGTGTGCGCTGATCCCCGGCACGAGCAACGCCTACGTCTTCTCGGAAAGGGCCTTTTCGCGCGCGACGGGCGGGCCCGGCCGGCCGGCCTACCTGGCCATGCTGCTGTCCGCCCCCACGCCCGAGGAAACCCGGCGGCTGGTGGACCGCTCCGTCGCCGCCGACGGCACGGCGCCCGACGGCACCTTCTACCTGCTCAAGCCGCCCAGCGACCCCGCCCGGAACATCCGGTACAAACTTTTCGACGAGTTCGATTTCCAGGCGCGCTTCCTGGAAGGCTTCCCGCGCCGGGTCTTCGCGGAGCAGAACGCCCAAGGCAACCTCCGCGATGTCATGGGCTACCAGACCGGCATCTCCAGTTACCCGGACTGGTTCTGGGCCACCAACGCGTACCGGCCGGGCGCCATCGCGGACCACCTGACGTCGTTCGGCGGCATGCTGCCCACGCCGTCGATGGGACACAGCTCCGTGTTTGACTGGATCCGGGCCGGGGCCTCCGCCAGCTACGGCACCGTCAGCGAACCGTGCAATTTCCCCGAGAAGTTTCCGCACCCGCTCGTCTTCCTGTGGTACGCGCGGGGCTTCAATCTCGCCGAGAGCTACTGGATGAGCGTGGCGCATCCCCACCAGGGGCTCTTCGTGGGCGATCCCCTCATGGCGCCCTACGCGCGGCCGCCCCTCGTCACGGTGTCCGGCGCGGTTTCCGGCCAGACGGTATCGGGGGTGGTCACCGTTCGGGTCACGGCGGTCGGGACCCCCGAGCGCCCCGTCGCGGCCATCGACCTGTACCTCGACGAGCTCTGGACGGCCACGCTGACCAACGTGACGCCGAAGGCGTGGAACGAAATATGGGTCGACGTGGACGGCACCGCCGGCCAGTACATCCTCCGGGCCGCGGACGACCTCTGTGCCGCGGCCGACGGCATCGCGCGGGACCTCCGGCGGCAGAACCCCATGCTCAACGCCATCCCGTTCGGCGACCGGGTCGTGCTGATGGACGGGCGCATAGGCAAGCCGGGCGCGACCACGCGCTACGGGGCGCGCGTGGAGGCCGGGCTGGGGCCGCCGCCCGCGTTGAGCATCCGCGCCCTGACGCCGGCCTTCCTGGACAGCACGTACCCGGCGCGCAAGTACCTCCTGCTGCGGGGCCCCGCCCGGGAGGGCGACGCCGTCGAGTGCCGGATCACCGTGGCGGCCGGGACCGTGGTCACGGCGCGCGTGGCGGCGGCGGAAGGTGAGGCGGCCACCTCGGTCGTCGCGCGCCTGGAGCGGGCTCTCCGCGACGATCCCCTGTTGGGCGGCGAGGAGGGCGTGCGGCTGGCCAACCGAAAAAGCTCGGGCGAGCAGGTGGAATTCTCCCTCGAGGCCAGCCGCCCCGGCGCCACGGGCATGGCCCTGCTGCTCGAATACCACATCCTCCCGGCGCAGGCCGGCACGGGGCTGGGCCCTCCGGTCGCCTACCGCGGGCGGCTGGGCGACACGATCGACCTCTTGAGCAGCCGCGGGATGCTGCAACTGGCCTGCGGGCGGGAAACGCTGGAGGCGGAAGCCGTGCTGGACACCGCGGCGCATCCCGCCGGCCCGCACGCGCTGCGGTTCGTGGCCCGCGACGGCACGGCGGTGCAAACGCAGGGGCACGCGCTGCTTCCGCTCGTGTTCCGCCATGCCGACCCCGCGCGGTAG
- a CDS encoding radical SAM protein, whose amino-acid sequence MPRNIVQASLITTFRCNARCGMCHIWQTPTKPEEELPAKYYEKLPEGLRINVTGGEPTLREDIEEIFAILHPKADLLELSTNGFYTDRVVRLAEKYPDILIRVSLEGLPETNDRLRGTKDGFDHALRTMLELRKTKCRNIGFSIVISDRNADDLIPLYELCAALDVELGNSVMHNSWYFHKTDNAIADRDKAVKRETEFIAALLQSRRAGLKSRIKDYGRAYFNRSILNRFAGKPASAYRPPCGAGTDFFFVDPWGNVTPCNGSAEEWIMGNLKESSFEEIMNSDKAREIMARVRGCTRDCCFIVTDRHDMVRRPWKPISWIARNKLRLAFKLPIDAS is encoded by the coding sequence ATGCCGCGCAATATTGTCCAGGCGAGCTTGATCACGACGTTCCGGTGCAATGCCCGGTGCGGGATGTGCCATATCTGGCAGACCCCGACGAAACCCGAGGAGGAACTGCCGGCGAAGTATTACGAAAAGCTCCCCGAAGGCCTGCGCATCAACGTTACCGGCGGCGAGCCGACCCTGCGCGAGGACATCGAGGAGATCTTCGCCATCCTGCACCCGAAGGCGGATCTGCTGGAGTTGAGCACGAACGGGTTCTACACGGACCGCGTCGTGCGCCTCGCGGAAAAGTATCCCGACATCCTCATCCGCGTGAGCCTCGAAGGCCTGCCGGAAACCAACGACCGGCTGCGCGGGACGAAGGACGGGTTCGACCATGCCCTGCGCACCATGCTGGAGTTGAGGAAAACGAAGTGCCGGAACATCGGGTTTTCCATCGTGATCTCCGACCGCAACGCGGACGACCTGATCCCGCTGTACGAGCTGTGCGCCGCGCTGGACGTGGAGTTGGGCAACTCGGTGATGCACAATTCCTGGTACTTCCACAAGACGGACAACGCCATCGCGGACCGGGACAAGGCCGTGAAACGCGAGACGGAGTTCATCGCCGCGCTGCTGCAGTCCCGCCGCGCGGGGCTCAAGAGCCGGATCAAGGACTACGGCCGCGCCTACTTCAACCGCAGCATCCTGAACCGGTTCGCCGGCAAGCCGGCCTCCGCCTACCGGCCGCCCTGCGGCGCCGGCACGGATTTCTTCTTCGTGGACCCCTGGGGGAATGTCACGCCCTGCAACGGGTCCGCCGAGGAATGGATCATGGGCAATCTCAAGGAGTCCTCCTTCGAGGAGATCATGAATTCCGACAAGGCGCGCGAGATCATGGCCCGGGTCCGCGGCTGCACGCGCGACTGCTGTTTCATCGTCACCGACCGCCACGACATGGTGCGGCGCCCCTGGAAGCCCATCAGCTGGATCGCGCGCAACAAGCTGCGCCTGGCCTTCAAGCTGCCGATCGACGCCTCCTGA
- a CDS encoding glycosyltransferase family 4 protein, with protein MNVRVIGLRGFPGVQGGAEKHGEELYPRLAALGVRVTVMARAPYFPPDRRAAEWRGVRFEYLPAVRRKHLEALGHSFAAALRTARRRRQTDLVHVHNIGPALCLPVLKLAGLKTVLTYHSPNYEHKKWGPLARGVLRLGERIGLRFSDAVITVTEAARRALAERYPGRRVVHIPNGVARMERRPPGEAMRRWSLTPGRYFFTACRFVEGKGLEDLIRAFDRVRRDDLRLVIAGAADHETDYSRGLKRLAADTPGVVLTGVLSGAPLWELYSQAGLFVLPSYAEGLPLSVLEAMAFGTPVLASDIEANREVGLRAHRFFPAGAVPELAARMEALLAAGLPPDEADEYRALLARRYDWDAAARKTRDLFLEVAGRPAV; from the coding sequence GTGAATGTCCGCGTCATAGGGCTCCGCGGGTTTCCCGGCGTGCAGGGCGGAGCCGAGAAGCACGGCGAGGAACTGTACCCGCGCCTGGCCGCCCTCGGCGTGCGGGTCACCGTCATGGCCCGCGCGCCCTATTTCCCGCCCGACCGGCGGGCCGCGGAATGGCGCGGCGTGCGGTTCGAGTATCTGCCCGCCGTCCGCCGCAAGCACCTGGAGGCGCTGGGCCACAGCTTCGCGGCCGCGCTGCGGACGGCCCGCCGCCGGCGGCAAACGGACCTGGTGCACGTGCACAACATCGGCCCCGCCCTTTGCCTGCCCGTGTTGAAGCTCGCGGGCCTGAAGACCGTGCTGACCTACCACAGCCCCAACTACGAGCACAAGAAATGGGGCCCGTTGGCCCGGGGTGTCCTGCGCCTCGGCGAGCGGATCGGCCTGCGGTTCAGCGACGCGGTGATCACGGTGACCGAGGCCGCGCGGCGCGCGCTGGCGGAGCGCTATCCCGGGCGCCGCGTGGTCCACATCCCCAACGGGGTGGCGCGGATGGAACGCCGGCCGCCGGGCGAGGCGATGCGGAGGTGGAGCTTGACCCCCGGCCGCTATTTCTTCACCGCCTGCCGCTTCGTGGAGGGCAAGGGGCTGGAGGATCTGATCCGCGCCTTCGACCGGGTCCGCCGGGACGACCTCCGGCTGGTCATCGCGGGCGCTGCCGACCACGAGACGGACTATAGCCGCGGCCTCAAGCGCCTGGCGGCCGACACGCCCGGGGTCGTCCTGACAGGGGTCTTGAGCGGGGCCCCGCTGTGGGAGCTCTACAGCCAGGCCGGCCTGTTTGTCCTGCCGTCCTACGCCGAGGGATTACCCCTCTCCGTCCTCGAGGCCATGGCCTTCGGAACCCCGGTGCTGGCGTCCGACATCGAGGCCAACCGGGAGGTCGGCCTGCGGGCACACCGGTTCTTCCCCGCCGGCGCGGTCCCGGAACTGGCCGCCCGGATGGAGGCCCTCCTCGCCGCCGGCCTGCCGCCGGACGAGGCGGACGAGTACCGCGCCCTGTTGGCGCGGCGCTACGACTGGGACGCGGCCGCGCGTAAAACCCGGGACCTCTTCCTCGAGGTTGCCGGCCGCCCCGCCGTTTGA
- a CDS encoding radical SAM protein produces the protein MKGYDVLVNVTNICDARCVMCNIWKNQDLGRKSYLSPALLESVKPLSSVSFAGGEPFLHREIVDMARVVHRNNPRAKIVFSSNGFRTDVIVEKVADILKFHKHVQVTISLDGIGAAHDRMRGVPGAWDKVHRTFQRLGEIGLKRRNFGFTITAENYAMLPEVYAHARKLGAGLSPAVAQSSKFLNVEVPPLRPETILPYLEPLVRDQLKSWNPLAWARAFFLYGVLHYLNTGRRLLLCDAFERQFMIDQTGEILSCHPILKSAGNLNDQPLPAILAKPETVRLARDLRSCHACWELCTARSSIRASLWKVARWAAWNKALVHLGRWSAARPSPLFPGTAPIPPPAGHLKD, from the coding sequence ATGAAAGGCTACGACGTGCTGGTCAACGTCACGAACATCTGTGACGCCCGGTGCGTGATGTGCAACATCTGGAAGAACCAGGACCTCGGGCGGAAGTCCTACCTCTCCCCGGCCCTGCTGGAGAGCGTGAAGCCGCTGTCCTCCGTCAGCTTCGCCGGCGGCGAGCCGTTCCTGCACCGCGAGATCGTGGACATGGCCCGGGTGGTCCACCGGAACAACCCGCGGGCCAAGATCGTCTTCTCCAGCAACGGGTTCCGGACGGACGTGATCGTGGAGAAGGTCGCCGATATCCTGAAGTTCCATAAACACGTGCAGGTGACCATTTCGCTCGACGGCATCGGGGCGGCGCACGACCGGATGCGCGGCGTGCCCGGGGCGTGGGACAAGGTCCACCGCACGTTCCAGCGGCTCGGCGAGATCGGGCTGAAGCGGCGCAACTTCGGCTTTACGATCACCGCCGAGAACTACGCGATGCTCCCCGAGGTCTACGCCCACGCGCGAAAGCTCGGGGCCGGGCTGTCTCCCGCCGTGGCGCAAAGCTCGAAGTTCCTCAACGTCGAGGTGCCGCCCCTGCGGCCCGAAACGATCCTGCCGTACCTGGAGCCCCTCGTCCGGGATCAGTTGAAGAGCTGGAATCCCCTGGCCTGGGCCCGGGCGTTCTTCCTCTACGGGGTGCTGCACTATCTGAACACCGGCCGGCGCCTGCTGCTCTGCGACGCGTTCGAGCGGCAGTTCATGATCGACCAGACGGGCGAGATCTTGTCGTGCCACCCGATCCTCAAGAGCGCGGGCAACCTGAACGACCAGCCGCTGCCGGCCATCCTGGCGAAGCCGGAGACCGTCCGGCTGGCCCGCGACCTGCGCTCCTGCCACGCGTGCTGGGAACTCTGCACCGCCCGCTCCTCCATCCGGGCCAGCCTTTGGAAGGTGGCGCGGTGGGCCGCCTGGAACAAGGCGCTCGTGCACCTGGGGCGCTGGAGCGCCGCGCGGCCGTCCCCGCTGTTCCCGGGCACGGCGCCCATCCCGCCGCCGGCGGGGCATCTAAAGGATTGA